GAGCGTGAAATTGAAGACCTGAAAGCCGTATATGATGAGATAACCGAGCCCCGATTTCGCGACAAGAAACTCGCCGACAATAACGCCCACCCACGACATGCCGACATTTACCTTGAGCGTGGAAACGATGGCGGGGAACGAAGAGGGAAGAATAACCTTGAAGAATACCTGTCTCCGGTTCGAGCCGAACGATCTGACCACTTTGACCAGATTGGGGTCCACCCCGCAAAAGCTGTTGTAAACGACCAGTGTCGTGACAATAATCGTTATCGACAGCGTCGTGACTACTATAGAAGTGAACCCGGCTCCGAACATGACAATAAAGATCGGGCCGAGGGCCACCTTCGGCATGCTGTTAAAAACAACCATATAAGGATCAAGCACCGCCGACAAAAAGGGAGACCACCAAATTGCGACGGCCAGCAGCGTGCCAAGCAGCGTGCCGAGCACAAAGCCGGCCGCCGTCTCTCCCAGGGTAATCCCCAAATGATGCCACAGACTGCCGTCGGCCATATTTACATAGATCTGCCGAAACACTTTGGACGGATAGCTGAACAGCAGCCGATCGATCCAGCCCAGTCTGGCGGCTGTTTCCCACGCCGCGAAGAACAGCACAAGCAGACCCCCCTGGACGGCAAAAACCGCTCTTTTCCGGAGCCGTTTCGCCCGCTTGAATTCCTCATGACGGCTGCTCAGCCATTCCGAACGGGAAGCCGCGGTTCCGGTGTTCTCCGTTCGCGCTTTATTCACAAGCCTTCCCCTCACTTTGCTCTAGCCTTCGATCTTCCCGGCTGCACCCTCAATCTTGCCCCCAAGCTCCATCTCCTTCCACAGCTCATGGAACAGTTCCGCAAATCCAGGCTGATCGCGTGCATAGAGAGGAGGGGTATTCGCGATTCGATCCGGAATCTCGAACACCCGGCGGATTCGGCCCGGGTTCCGTTCCAGCAGTATGACACGGGTGCTGACCGCGATCGCCTCCGACAGATCATGGGTAACGAGGACAGCTGTCTTTCCGCGCCTCCGCAACGTTTCGGCTACCAGATCCTCCAGCTGGAGCTTGATTTGATAGTCCAGCGCCGAGAACGGCTCATCCAGCAGCAGCAGACCCGGATCGGTTGCCAGCGTCCGCACGAGCGCGACCCGCTGGCGCATTCCGCCCGAGAGCTGGCCCGGGTAATAATGCTCCGTTCCTTTCAGCCCCATATCCGCGAGCAGCTCAAGCGTCTTCCTCCGGCCCGTTTCGTCTAGGCGGCCGGTCAGTTCGAGACCCAAAGCCGCATTGCCCAGTATGCTCCGCCAGGGTAACAGATAATCCTGCTGAAGCATATAGCCGACTTCCGGAGAAGGGCCGCTCACGGGACGGCCGTTCACATGCACTTCACCCCGGGAGGGCGGGAGCAGCCCGGCGATAATCGACAACAGCGTCGTTTTGCCGCAGCCGCTCGGTCCGACCAGACTGACGAATTCGCCGTCTCTAATCTCAAGATTCAGATCCTCCACCGCAAGGGAAGCTTCCCTGTCACCCAGATAAGCGTGCGTGACCGATTTTAATTCCACAACCGGCGGCATACAAGACCCTCCTTTAGGAATGGCGTTCAGGGTGCAAAAAACGATTATTCTCCGCTCCCCGCCTTCTCCGCAAACGTGTTATTCACAATTTTGGACGCCGGAACCCGTTCTTTCAGTTCTCCCGCGTTTTCCATCACATCAAGCAAATTATTCCATTCCTTGTCGTCGATGACCGGATTCAGTGCGTAGGTATCCTGTTCCTTATAGCGTTTAATCGCCGAGACGACGATGTCACGGTCCGTATTTTCGAAATAAGGCACGACCGCGCCGGCAATTTCCTCTGGACTGTGCTGTTTCACCCAAAGCTGGGCTTTTTGCAGCGCATTGGTGAACTTTTGCACGGTGTCGCTATTTTTCCCGATAAAGCTGCTCTTGGCCATAAATACCGTATACGGCAAATAACCGCTCTCTACCCCGAATGAAGCGATGACCTTGCCCCGGCCTTCCCGTTCAAAGATCGACGCCTGCGGTTCGAACAACTGCACGTAGTCCCCGGTTCCCGAAGCAAACGCGCTCGCAATATTCGCAAAATCGATATTCTGGATCAGCTTAAGATCGGCAGACGTATCGATCCCCTTCTTTTTAAGCGTGAACGCGCCGGCCATCTGAGGCATGCCGCCTTTTCTTTGTCCGAGGAATGTCGACCCTTTGAGTTCGCTCCAGTCGAAATTCGGATGGTCTTGGCGGGCGAACAGGAACGTGCCGTCTCTTTGCGTCAGCTGGGCGAAATTGATGACCGGATCATCCGATCCCTGCTGATACACGTAGATCGACGTTTCCGAGCCGACAAGCGCAACGTCGATTGC
This region of Paenibacillus sp. URB8-2 genomic DNA includes:
- a CDS encoding ABC transporter permease — protein: MSSRHEEFKRAKRLRKRAVFAVQGGLLVLFFAAWETAARLGWIDRLLFSYPSKVFRQIYVNMADGSLWHHLGITLGETAAGFVLGTLLGTLLAVAIWWSPFLSAVLDPYMVVFNSMPKVALGPIFIVMFGAGFTSIVVTTLSITIIVTTLVVYNSFCGVDPNLVKVVRSFGSNRRQVFFKVILPSSFPAIVSTLKVNVGMSWVGVIVGEFLVAKSGLGYLIIYGFQVFNFTLVMSSLIIIAFVATAMYQLVVYIEKVLLSRR
- a CDS encoding ABC transporter ATP-binding protein, with the translated sequence MPPVVELKSVTHAYLGDREASLAVEDLNLEIRDGEFVSLVGPSGCGKTTLLSIIAGLLPPSRGEVHVNGRPVSGPSPEVGYMLQQDYLLPWRSILGNAALGLELTGRLDETGRRKTLELLADMGLKGTEHYYPGQLSGGMRQRVALVRTLATDPGLLLLDEPFSALDYQIKLQLEDLVAETLRRRGKTAVLVTHDLSEAIAVSTRVILLERNPGRIRRVFEIPDRIANTPPLYARDQPGFAELFHELWKEMELGGKIEGAAGKIEG
- a CDS encoding ABC transporter substrate-binding protein, whose amino-acid sequence is MGRTTRSAALLLVIGLAVSLLAGCGGGKSETVKVKVGEVTRSVFYAPEYVALSQGFFKEEGLDVELQTIPGGDKTMTALLSGAIDVALVGSETSIYVYQQGSDDPVINFAQLTQRDGTFLFARQDHPNFDWSELKGSTFLGQRKGGMPQMAGAFTLKKKGIDTSADLKLIQNIDFANIASAFASGTGDYVQLFEPQASIFEREGRGKVIASFGVESGYLPYTVFMAKSSFIGKNSDTVQKFTNALQKAQLWVKQHSPEEIAGAVVPYFENTDRDIVVSAIKRYKEQDTYALNPVIDDKEWNNLLDVMENAGELKERVPASKIVNNTFAEKAGSGE